The following proteins are encoded in a genomic region of Paenibacillus sp. FSL H3-0469:
- a CDS encoding DUF4004 family protein, with product MEEDLISKKELLDETGISYGQLYRWKRKQLIPEEWFIRKSTFTGQETFFPRERILGRVQHILQKKDDLSLDELADKLSEPASPYRIRLTLSQLKERNIVSVSSLERFGKPEAEDLPLTFEQILNVFAADWLLSKGELSWEEADRLYQTLESHAPGYGEKGWELFFVRKMGVSFFIMALPDAGLAFDEGVRLVSRLRSADLAEHLNGRLSEGNSQE from the coding sequence ATGGAAGAGGATTTAATCTCCAAAAAGGAGCTGCTCGATGAGACAGGAATCTCTTACGGGCAGTTATACCGCTGGAAGCGGAAGCAGCTGATTCCTGAAGAGTGGTTCATCCGCAAATCTACCTTCACGGGACAGGAGACCTTTTTTCCGCGGGAGCGGATTTTGGGGCGGGTGCAGCATATTTTACAGAAGAAGGATGATCTCTCTCTGGATGAATTGGCAGATAAGCTGTCAGAGCCGGCATCCCCGTACAGAATAAGGTTAACCTTATCCCAGTTAAAAGAACGTAACATTGTTTCGGTAAGCAGTCTGGAGCGGTTCGGAAAACCGGAGGCTGAGGATCTACCGCTGACCTTCGAGCAGATTCTGAATGTATTTGCGGCCGATTGGCTGCTCAGCAAGGGGGAGCTCAGCTGGGAGGAAGCAGACCGGCTCTATCAGACGCTGGAGAGTCATGCGCCGGGGTATGGGGAGAAGGGGTGGGAGCTGTTTTTTGTGCGGAAAATGGGGGTTAGCTTCTTCATTATGGCGCTGCCGGATGCGGGGCTGGCCTTCGATGAGGGGGTACGGCTGGTGAGCAGGCTTCGCTCTGCCGATCTGGCGGAACATCTGAATGGGCGCTTAAGTGAAGGCAACAGTCAAGAGTAA